The Vigna angularis cultivar LongXiaoDou No.4 chromosome 9, ASM1680809v1, whole genome shotgun sequence DNA window TGTTAAAATCCTTCCTATGGGGGTTGAGTCAAAGAACAGCATAGGAGCATTGAAGATAGCAGTATTGAAACTTGTGAAGAGAGCTTTGGAAGCATTTAATCCAAGGTAAGAGGTCAAGAGAGACCTTATATATGTAAACGCAGCAccagaaaatgaaattaatgcGTACACCCCAATCAAGATGGCACTAGTTATTTTTGGAAtatcaatggctaaagcaagCCAAACCGTTGATGCAGTCTGCAAAGCAACAAAAGCACATTGTGCCAAAACTATATAAAACAGCATCAATGAACCCCTGGAAAAGGAAATATAATCCCAGAATGTCTTGAAGCCGACATCAccaatctctttttcttcttcttgtgtaAGTTGCATCCCAAGTTGACCCTCCGTAGAAATCTCCCCCTCACTTTGGTATTTATAAACACCTTGAGACTCTTCTCTATGAATTCGGTTCTCATTATTCTGATCCAACTCTGTAATTGCTTCCTTGTGAGCGCTCACAAGTTGTTCAAAGGCAGTCCCAGTTGTTAAGAGATTCTCATACTTTCCTGATTCAGTAACTTTTCCACCTTCCATTACCTAGAATTTGAGTCAAAAAATATGGAGTTAATTATACACAAATGTAATGTAATAGGTATCCAAATGATGTACTTTACCAGGATTGTATCAACTTCTGAGAGAAACTCCACTTGATGTGTCACTAGAATGACTGTTTTTTCTCTTAGAGCCGTCATTACGCAGTCCTGTAACCATATAAATGCAAGTGGTTTGATTCAATGAAGTGGAAAAAACAGTTCCACTGAAGTTAAGAATCTAATAGTGATAGTTTCTTACTTTGAAAAGGATAGCAGCAGTGTGAGCATCAACTGCACTGAAAGGGTCATCGAGGAGATAAATGTCAGCATCATTGTAGACAGCACGAGCAAGTTGAATCCTTTGCTTTTGTCCTCCACTCATGTTGATCCCTCGCTGACCTATTTCTGTAAGATCACCATGACTAAAATCATTGATATCCTTATCCAAGGCACAAACTCTAATGGCATTCTCGTATCTTGTTTTCTCCATTGGCTTGCCGAATAGTATATTCTCTCGAACCGTCCCACTTTGTATCCAAGAAGTTTGAGAAACATATGCTATGTTGCCGAACACATTGACCTATTTTTCATCATTTAGAAATTtcatagagaaaaaaaaagcattaaaTACAAAGAATACAAGCATGAATGACATGACGACATAAAGCTAAACGTCTTTTGCTTAACTCACAGTTCCTGAGATCTTGGGAATCTCTCCTAACACTGCATACAAAAGAGATGATTTTCCAGCTCCAACTGGCCCACAAACTGCAACTTTCTGTCCCCATTTGATTTCTAAATTCACATCTCTTAAAGTTGGGGACACTGATTCATGGTCCCAAATGAAGTTTCCAGCTTGGATTTCTACCGCATTAATGTAACTTCGGTTTATATAGCTTCCGTTACCATCACTGGTATCTAGTTCTTCATCAAACAAAAAGGTATTGAGACGATCAAAAGATACCTTAACTTGGATCAAAACAGATAGAGCCTCCGGAATCATTCGAACAGGTTCTCCCAAGTTCCTCAACGTTGCAAGAACTGTAAATATGGTCCCGGCATTTAATGGATCACTATTGAAAACAGCACAACCGAGGAAAACAACAGCAGAAACGATGGTAGGAGACATCCAATATACAAGTGACCCATAAGCTTTCAACATCTGTGCCTTAGATAGCCAAATGAACTCTTTCCCACGTAGGTTCTCAACCAAACTCTTGAATTTGTCTTCCCAGGACTGTAACTTGATGATTTTCATGCTATTTAGAATTTCTGTAGTTGCTCTCAGACGCTCATCCTGTGAAATCATGAACTGTGCCATGCACTTTTGTAGGATCTTGGCAAATGGTACATTGAGAAGTCCACATATAAGAAGAGGAATTAAACCAGGAAGTGCACCTACTCCCACAACTCCATACAGGATACTGATAGATAGAAGAAGATGCAATGTACATGCCCATGTTAGATGAAACCACCATGGAAATTCTCCCATGCGATATGCATCAACAGCAATGTAATTCACAATTTCACCTGTCGAGTGTCTTGTCCTTGCTGAGTTTGAAAGCTTTAGTTGTTTTTCATACACTGCAACCATCAGAGCTGATCTCATCTTCAACCCCGACCTCCTGGTACAAAAAAACCAGTGTCTCTGTGACACAGAATCAACCACTTTGGAGAGAATAAGAAAACCCACTATGGTAAGACCTTCTCTGAGATCTGTCTCCCCGGAATCCCTACGATTTGAAAAGTTGACAAAAGCATAGAGTATTAAAGGAGAAACAGTCACAGCAATGGTTCTGAGCAATGCGTAAACAGATATTAATATGTTCTCTTTTAAGTGAGTTCTAACAATGGACCAAAACACCAAGTTCTTGGTGTTATTCTTGCTTCTCTCCCTCGCTAGGGATTGCCATGCATGCATGAAGTTTTGGTGGGACAGGTGTGCCTTATCTTCAGAAAGAATGGAAGGGATGTCTTCAAGAGATAGAGGCCTTGAGTAACCCAAACTGAGTAAGGAGTTAACCCAAGAGAAAGTCAACTTGCTCAGAAAGGAAGCACGACCTAGTCCTGTTTCTTCCGAGTCAACTTCCCGAGCTAACAACGGTTCAGATAAACTTTTTGGCACATTTTGAATGACAAAGCAACCAAGGTTTTGGAAGGCACAGAAGAGAAGAAGCGTGTGTAAGAGCCATAGTAGGACATCGAAAATTTCTATTGCATGCTTTCTAAAAAGAATTTCAATGTGGAGAGCCGAAACTAGTGCAAAGGAACATGCCCACCAGACAGAGTTTAGAACTTTGATCCATTTGTGTCCCTGAACAAGCAATGAAACTGCTAAAGAAGTCCAAACAAATCCTCGTACAACGCATGCTAACCAGCTGAGGTGGTTAGCCATGGAGTTCCCAGTTTTGGCTATGAGACTCCACAGGGCAATACTGTAAAACACAACGCTAGTGATCGCACAACAGATAGagacaaaaaggaaaaacctGGTTTTGGTATGActtccatttataaaatttcttctgATTAAAGTGACAATGGTGGAAGCGTAGAAGACACAGAGGAAAATTAGATTCATAGTGTCTATTGTGCTCCTTTGTGAACAGAAAGAAGTGAACTCAAAATGCTTCAGACAAATCCATGAGAAATCATCAGCGTATCCAGTAAAAATCTccatcatcatcgtcatcaaAGAATGATCAAGACTTTTAGACGCAGCAATGGGAAACTTTAGAAGATGCTCTTCATGCAAATGAACAAGGTCAAAGAACTTTAAACAAATCtaacaaataaagagaacaaattaggtattaaactttttttttaaaattgaataattttatatttccaacaaaattttacttatatataaatgttatactaatatttttattaaaatttatatttttattatatatgtttaataaattaaagaaaattctatgaaaaaaaattatttaacctttaatttttttactgagATTTTACGTTGATATATAAACtattgattgattgaatttggataaaatgttcaattcaatacaaaaattagttGGATAaagtttatgtatttttttattcatattaattgattattaataaaattagattgaTTGGTCAATTCaatcacattttttaaatattttattaaaatttgtaatttttaaactcTGGAATGATTGAACCAATACATTATAAAGTTGGAGTAggaatcaaaacaaaaaacataatgACAGCTTCTCATGCAGTATTCATTTTATCCAAGATAGCTACATATCACATCATTTCTGTCATgttttaattgtataatatgTCAATCCAACAATTCTTAAAATGATTAAAGCTTTGTGAATTTATCTACGgaataatttttcaaacaaaaatatcatattatacaACTTACAGAAAAATATCATCATGCATTCCTATATAGTtactttttaaatctaaaaagttactttttaactccatCTAGACGTCAGATCCCGTCAATTCGACTTCTATAGCCATATAGACGTTCGATGTGGGATAatcgacttctatatactcattttttaaatctaaaaagttactttttaactccatttagacgtcagatcctgCCAATTCGACTTCTATAgtcatatagacgtccgatgtggggTAATCGActtctatatattcattttttaaatctaaaaagtcactttttaactccatttagacgtctgatcccacCAATCCGATTTCTAcaaccatatagacgtccgatgtggggggaaccgacttctatatactcattttttaaatctaaaaagtcactttttaactccatttagacgtccgatcccgccaatccgacttttACAACCATATAGACGTCCAATGTGGGGGGAACcaacttctatatactcatttttgaaatctaaaaagttactttttaactccatttagatgTCACATCCTGCCAATCCGATTTCTATAGCCATATAGATGTCAGATGttggggaaccgacttctatatactcatttttttaaatataaaaagtcactttttaactccatttggacgtctgatcccgccaatccgacttctacagtCATATAGACATccgatgtggggggaaccgacttcttactcatttttgaaatctaaaaagtcactttttaactccatttagacgtctgatcccgctaatctgacttctacagccatatagacgtctgatgtgggggaaccgacttctatatactcattttttaaatctaaaaaaattactttttaacttCATTTAAACGTCCGATCATGTCAATCtgacttctacagccatatagacgtccgatgtgggtggaaccgacttctatatactcatttttgaaatctaaaaagtcacattttaactccatttagacgtccgatccaGCCAATCCaacttctacagccatatagacgtctaatgtgggggaaccgacttctatatggCTGCATTAAAACACCGCGAACGCGAGGCAGCAGTTACACGCACttaatgttcatcatcttcctcgcgtttctctctacgggttacacttaggttcgttttctcacttttgcatcgttttaaattaattttacttcgATTACATctctctttgatgcattatctttcatttgaaccgattaaaatgccttttcgttgggttttggtgcatttttgctcgtgtccttgggcggcATTCTTGGGTGGCGATTCTTGCGTTTTGCACTCCTCCAATTctctccactacgtttttaaaaccatccaatacaaaaaaaaagtacaatacattttcttcaactaaaatataaagttgtaaacttgAATCATCATGAGCTAGGAACAACCCGAGAGGCCTCAAGCAAAAAAAGATGCAATCAAATACGGCAACGTTTTAGACGTCTGATATATAatgtcagacgtctatataaacgtctgaCCTGTATGGATCGGACGTCTGGGTCtgacgtctcattaacgtcactCATATAGACGTTGGACAtagatcagacgttaaaagtccaaaataacagacgtctaaagccctttctgcactagtgaagaCAAAGTGTCAagtcataatttaaataaaactaatggaatgatttttttattaaaattataattttaattgtaatcTAATATCTTATCGTGAATAGTTTTCTTATggtataataatagaaaatattttttatttttaatgttgtatatgtcttttaagataaatagttaatttaatacaataaatattgaaataatccattgttataataaaataaataaactttaactttattatttttatttaaattctaatttaattatattcattattaataaacttaaaaataaaataaatatattaacatttgTTATATCAAAGCAATTATATTTTAACGTATTAAAATTCCATCTTAAACtctattaagtttaaaataaatatttgaattattataattctttttctttttaatatattaactttctcttgtttgtattattattattattattattattattattattattattattattattattattattattattattattattattattattattattattattattattcttattattattattattattattattattattattcttattattattattattattattattattattattattattattattagtattattattattattagtattattattagtattattattattattagtattattagtattattattagtattagtattattattattagtattattattattattattattagtattattattagtattagtattattattattattattattagtattattattattagtattattattagtattagtattattattattattattagtattattattattattattagtattattattattagtattattattagtattattagtattattattattattattattattagtattattattattagtattattattattattagtattattattattattattattattattagtattattattattattattattagtattattattattattattagtattattattattagtattattattagtattattagtattattattattattattattattagtattattattattagtattattattattattagtattattattattattattattattagtattatta harbors:
- the LOC128194087 gene encoding ABC transporter C family member 8-like — encoded protein: MTMMMEIFTGYADDFSWICLKHFEFTSFCSQRSTIDTMNLIFLCVFYASTIVTLIRRNFINGSHTKTRFFLFVSICCAITSVVFYSIALWSLIAKTGNSMANHLSWLACVVRGFVWTSLAVSLLVQGHKWIKVLNSVWWACSFALVSALHIEILFRKHAIEIFDVLLWLLHTLLLFCAFQNLGCFVIQNVPKSLSEPLLAREVDSEETGLGRASFLSKLTFSWVNSLLSLGYSRPLSLEDIPSILSEDKAHLSHQNFMHAWQSLARERSKNNTKNLVFWSIVRTHLKENILISVYALLRTIAVTVSPLILYAFVNFSNRRDSGETDLREGLTIVGFLILSKVVDSVSQRHWFFCTRRSGLKMRSALMVAVYEKQLKLSNSARTRHSTGEIVNYIAVDAYRMGEFPWWFHLTWACTLHLLLSISILYGVVGVGALPGLIPLLICGLLNVPFAKILQKCMAQFMISQDERLRATTEILNSMKIIKLQSWEDKFKSLVENLRGKEFIWLSKAQMLKAYGSLVYWMSPTIVSAVVFLGCAVFNSDPLNAGTIFTVLATLRNLGEPVRMIPEALSVLIQVKVSFDRLNTFLFDEELDTSDGNGSYINRSYINAVEIQAGNFIWDHESVSPTLRDVNLEIKWGQKVAVCGPVGAGKSSLLYAVLGEIPKISGTVNVFGNIAYVSQTSWIQSGTVRENILFGKPMEKTRYENAIRVCALDKDINDFSHGDLTEIGQRGINMSGGQKQRIQLARAVYNDADIYLLDDPFSAVDAHTAAILFKDCVMTALREKTVILVTHQVEFLSEVDTILVMEGGKVTESGKYENLLTTGTAFEQLVSAHKEAITELDQNNENRIHREESQGVYKYQSEGEISTEGQLGMQLTQEEEKEIGDVGFKTFWDYISFSRGSLMLFYIVLAQCAFVALQTASTVWLALAIDIPKITSAILIGVYALISFSGAAFTYIRSLLTSYLGLNASKALFTSFNTAIFNAPMLFFDSTPIGRILTRASSDLSILDFDIPYSITFVTCIPIEILVIIGLMVLVTWPVLIAAIPAIVASKYVQEYYQASSRELMRINGTTKAPVMNFAAETSLGVVTVRAFDMVERFFKNYLKLVDTDATLFFHSNVATEWLLLRIEALQNLTVITSALLLVLFPQGYVSSGLVGLSLSYALSLTSSYRFWTRMHCNFLNYLISVERIKQFIHLPSEPPAILKDHQPPSSWPSKGRIDLQALEIRYRPNAPLVLKGITCTFREGSRVGVVGRTGSGKSTLISALFRLVEPASGDIVIDGINICSMGLKDLRMKLSIIPQEPTLFKGSIRTNLDPLGLYSDDEIWKALEKCQLKETISHLPNLLDSLVSDEGGNWSLGQRQLFCLGRVLLKRNRVLVLDEATASIDSATDAILQRIIRQEFEACTVITVAHRVPTVIDSDMVMVLSYGKMVEYDEPSRLMDTDSSFSKLVAEYWASCSNNSS